TGAAAAGATTTTATATATTCTGATAGAGGATCCTgtaagtgtgagaagtgtattataacactatatataacactatataacaccatataaacaccgtataacactatgtaacaccatataacatcatataacactatgtaacactatataacactatataacaaatataacactatattttgtctactatattttgtctgatagcatgtttATGATaaatgtatagtgttatatattgttatatagtgttatatattgttatatggtgtcatatggtgttacatagtgttatacggtgtttatatggtattatatagtgttataatatacttctcacacttctggattaatgtacaagatccctaccctatatattcTTATGTTCCCATTAATTTCAATGGATTTTTGGGTTAATCTTAGCCTTTCAAAGTCTCTAACTTTTAATCCTATCCGTTCAAATTCCATATTTTCTTCTAGAAGCAGCAGTTTTAGGGAGGGTTTATACACTCAACTGCTCCACAATTCTAGGGATCGTGCTTTCATTCCACCTACGATCCCCTCCTGCCAtctccaaattctttttctcacAATCCAAATCCTCCCCCATCCCTAATCTTTTCTATCAGTCACGATCGGGTCATTGTTTGAACTTTGGTTATGATCGGTTTTCTTGCTTCAATATGAAAGGTTTGAATTTTGTTCAAAGTTAGgattattttttttgtttctcCACTACGATTTTTGATTTTCTAGACCCAGTATTTGAAATTTGGATTTTTACAATAACGGATCGATTGGGTAACCTTAAAACTTTGTTAAAATGCAACAGGTTGAAAGTGTATTTAAATGTTTACAACCTCTAAATCGTTTTATTCAGGTTGTACATTTTAAGAATTTAACTGTTTAAGAAAGCTTTGCAGTATATAGATTGCCATATTGCAGCTGTTGTGTAGCATTTGTTTGTTTTTATGAGGAAAAGAAATGTGTAGGGATATTTATATGGAATTCAGTTGTACATAGCTTGCTTTACCTCCTCAGTTCCTTCCTTGTTCCCCACCCACCCCACCCAACTCCAACAACCTTTTTTCTGTTTTTAATAAAAGATATTCATATTCATACTTAAATGATAGGTAAACTCGCCTtttaaaaaaacaagaaaaatacgTATCTTGAAAAGGTGTTCACAGTCCGATTTAATCGGTATTAACTGCTAACTATGGGTTTGGAACACAACACAAATTGGTTAGATTGATTGGATCAGGTAGACTGTCTTGTTTTTAGTCATTTGGCGAGTTGAATTGAATTTTACTTTCCTCAAAATCATTTCTGTATAAATCTTTTTTAAGTGATAATTATGATTTACAATAATAGTACATATCTATACAGGGTgtggttctagagtgaacactaatgtatttacgaactgagtgaacaaatcctggccattgatctacacacgtgtatggccagaattagttcactcagttcgcaagctacactagtgttcaatcttgaacctaatcctatacaTATATCCAAAAATAAAAAAACGAGTTTATTTATTAACTAGCAGAATAATAGAGTAGGCTAAACGGCCAAACCCCTGTTCCAAAATGTCCGAAAAAATCCGGAACCCAACTACATAAATCCCAAACCACAAACCAACTGTAACTTGTTTCAGTTTGAAAATGTCTAGCAAATCATAAACCTGACTACATAGATCTCAAACCAGCTAACTTGCTTGACAAATCATAAACCCGactttatatattttctaacCTAAACATTACATAACATGTTATGCAATAGAGTAAACTTTCATTTTGCTCTCtgtgatttggtcattttaatggttttgccaCGATGGTTTAAAAATaaccattttcctccctgatttttctaacttatcgtcattttgctccccgcctctaacttcatccaaaaaatccattatctagaagggtattttggtaattttatagataaaagcaagggcatgtaagtcttttcacctaaataaacctataacttgtttatttacatgtatataagtaattCGTTTCCGATCCCATCTTTCCAACCACTCTTTCTACCGGCCACCACCATTcacaaccatccaccaccaccacctgcaactaCCATCTGCCGACCACGACTACTGCGACTTTTAACTAAACGTTTTACTTGAGTTAGAACCAGGGAGTAAACTACCTAAATACCCCTACTTTTAATCATGGTTGTAGAAGTCCCGCCTAgactccgagtactccccgagtactcgctacaaggtaggttgccgaggcacgagtactgtTCTCCTAGGCCAATaactccccgagtaatctccgcctaagccgagtacttcctgagtactcccgaatccgactagggagcgtctagcgacttttgcaaccatgcttttaattgaacgttttaactgagttagagccaggaagcaaactggcgacaaactcgaaagatcagggaggaaaatgactatttttaaactattagaAAAAAatcgttaaaatgaccaaatcatAGGGATCAAAACGAAAGTTATACCAACTTGTACAATATTAACCATTCATTAAACCAACACTTTTTGGAGGCAACAAAGTAGTGATTTGTTTGTTTTCTCCCAATAACTTTGTTTAACAATAACTCCACAAGTTATCTGAAACTGATAATCAAATATTCAAACTCACCAAACCAAATCTCATCACTCATAAACCCTAGATCGACACCAACCAATGCCGATGCCTAAAAAGTTCTTCCAAGCTCGATCTCAATCCAACTCACCTAACAGATCAATCTTACAAGCACTCTGTATCCTGATCGGCATCACCGGTGTGTTATTATTCATCATCGCCGTTTCACGAGGACGAATCGGAGCAGAAAGCAAATGTAAGTACGGTAAACCGCTTTCCGTATCGGTAGTTTGGGATAAAAGTGGCGGTTCTAGTGGTGGAAGTGATAGGTTAGGGTTTGTGAGTGGTGGAGATCAGAAGAGGCGTAAGGTGATGGGATTTGTTGGAATTCAGACCGGTTTTGCCTCGGTTGGTAGGCGGAAAGCGTTGCGGAAGACGTGGATGCCTTCGGATCATCAAGGTCTTCAACGGTAATTGATTTGTGATTGTAGATTTGgatttagttatttttttggTTGTTTTAATTGGTGATTGatttgtgttgtgttgtgtttgtATCGTATGAGTAGATCGGATCTTTGAGTGATTGTGAAATCATTGATTTGTAGTTAGGCTGTGAATTAGTCAAGCTCAAGCTCAGTTTCTAGTTTATGAGAACTTAAATCTATATAGTGTATTTATAAGTCTATGAATATGTTAATGTGTATGCTATATAGTTTTAGATTTAGGTCAGTTTCTAGTTTATAAGAACTCAAATCTGCACTTCTATAGCGTAATTATAAGCCTATGAATATGTTAATGTATGCTATTTAGGTCAGTTTCTAGTTTATAAGAACTCAAATCTGAACATGTATAGCGTAATTATAAGCCTATCTAGTTTATAAGAACTCAAATCTGAACATGTATAGCGTAATTATAAGCCTATGAATAATATTTTGTTGTATGCTATATGGTTTTGGATTTGGGTCATTTTCTAGTTTATAAGAACTTAATTAGAACTTCTATAGTGTATTTATAAACCTAATTACCTATGAACATGTTAAGGTATGCTGTATAGTTTTAAATATTTAGGTCAAGCTCAAATTGAGCTTTGCTTTATCATACATAATCTGATTGATACTTTAAAGCTTTTCGGACCTAGAATCGAGCTTGCTTTATTGCGTATACTTGTAACGGACTCTGCAGATCACGAGTGATTGTCAAATAACTGATTTCTAGCAAGTGATGACTGATGTGAATTAGTGAAGCTTCTCGCCAGCAATTCGTGCTTGTGTTGAACACTTGAACTGAGTGAACTTATGAGCTTGAAATGTATATCATGTCAATTTCTTTTTTATGAGAACTTAAATTTGAACTTCGATAGCTTAATTATAAGCCTATGAATATGTTAATGTAAGCTATATAGTTTTAAATATTGTAATCGTACGTGATTTTATTGATACTTTAAAGTGTTTTGGATCCTTAATCAAGCTTGCTAGATTGAGTATACTTGTAACAGACTTTGTAGCCTTAATTATGAGTTCGTCTTGTGCAGATTGGAAGAGGCCACTGGCTTAGCTTTTAGGTTTATTATTGGCAAAACTAGCGATGCATCAAAGATGGCGGAACTTAGGAAAGAGGTGGAGGAATATGACGACTTCTTGATGTTGGATATTGTTGAGGAGTATAGTAAGCTTCCATACAAAACGTTAGTGTCAATGAACAAAGTATATCAGTAACTGGTGCCCACTTACTGACAGTTTTACTACTTTGTGTGTCTGTTTTAGGTTGGCATTTTTCAAAGCTGCGTATGCACTCTACGATTCTGAGTTTTATGTTAAAGCTGATGATGACATATATCTAAGACCAGGTGACTGTTTTTTACAAAGCTGATTGTTCTTTGATTAAATATCCTTGATTTCTTATTGCAACCATACACATGTTGTTCCAATTGATCATAGATCGGCTCTCGCTGCTCCTGGCTAAAGAACGTACTCACTCACAGACTTATCTTGGATGCATGAAGAAAGGTCCTGTGTTCACTGACCCGAAACTCAAATGGTTAGTCTTACAAAGCTTCTCATGTGCGTGTAAATTATGTATGGATGTCATATGCACGTTATAGTAATAGTGCTCCCTGTGGCTGTTATATGACCCACATGTTGATCATAATATGAAGGCAAAGTCATCGACAGTTAAcatcatagttattaaaggcactaggcgcactcaaggcgcataggcctcgcctggggcctaggcgcaaagcgcaaaaatagcgagggcctgagaaaaatAAAGCGCATAATGAAAAAACTTTAAAAATATATTAGGTCTCTATGCAGTCAATATCGGTGCCATATCGGTTATCGGTCATGGTCCATAATATCAGTTCAAAATATCGGTTGAAATATCGCTAGCGATAATATCGGCGATATATACCGAGATATCGCCGATATTTTGACATTTTCATCTCGGTCGTATCGGCGCTATATCGGTTGGCCCAgatttttatctttttctttaTTAGGCTGCCATCCAAATACAAAGCCCAGTTCTTTTATGTTATTTTTGGCCCAAATTTTATAACCTTAATCATCCTATCACACTTCCGCACACCATTAACACTACGACAACTGATGTGCTGAACCCTAATCGTCCCTCCCAAGCTCCTGCGCTACAATCGTATGCCTTGGTTGATCTTGATGAACACTTCTTTATTTTGCTATTAATATTATATAGGTTCTAGACTTCTAGTATATATATAAGCTCTagatataaatacatatatatatcatatagggtctatgtatatatatttatgcatgatattataaattaccgatatcccaccgatatctcaccgcgataaacgatatctcaaatatcagtCCTTGACCGATAACCAATATTtttccgcattaactgcatagttaggtattagaaaaagaatactattcttcaaataaaataaacaaagtcTATTATGTAACACTTTATATCATCTAATTAATACCAAAATATTAGTATATTAGTGTTgaaaagtagttttccttgattaaaagtagaaattTGGCTAGAATCTTGTTAGAATTTAGCCGGAAACTCTCCGGAACCTAGGAATCTTGCCGGAATGTGCGcctgaaccatcacctggagagttaaagcgcaatttcctcgACTTAAAGCGCAACTGCCTCGCCTCACCCGAgaaatgggcctaggcgcaagaggcgatgacTTTTAACAACTATAGTTAACATTTTGTCATTTTGGATTCCTAAAAAGAGCGCTTTGATATACAGTCTCATGGGTTTCGGATATATTTCCAAGAGTTAAAATTTTGGATTAATATGgacggtccctgtggtttattaaaattttggatttggtcccagcttttcaaaagtacacaaatgatccctatggtttgcactttatAACACATATAGTCCTCAGCTTTTTCCAAAAGTATATGGACGGTCCCTGCggttgcactttgtaacgcatttagtccctaacttagacatgctaaaacctttagaatTGTTGGCTGGAGACCAAATGTGTTGCAAAGTGTAAACCATAGGTACTAtatgtgtacttttggaaaagcagggaccaaatccaaaattttggtaaaccatagggaccatccatgtactttactctATTTCCTAAAACAAACAGTATCTTACATGCTGATAGATTACACATATATCATTTTGAGCTAGTGTGTGTGTTTTgggattgggggggggggggggggttgacgCCATTGACTAACCATACTGATATATGCAGGTATGAACCTCTAGGGCATATGCTTGGGAAAGAGTACTTTCTCCATGCTTACGGTCCAATATACGCTCTTTCTGCAGACGTTGTTTCAAGCTTGGTTGCTCTAAGAAACGACAGGCAAGTTTGTCCCCACCTTAGGGCACTATTATAACATTTTTTGTTCATTATTCAATCATAGAGATCTGAAAAAGATACTACATTACTCATATACCAAAACAGATATTTGGATTAACTGTTACTAATTTTATAGGCCCcacttgcggtatgcgcatataatgtatatatgtgtgggcgctcggggggcaaaagtgaaagtgcaccaattctaacgttattttactaatttcgtgaaaataacgttaaaagaggcggatggttaatcatgcatcatgtggtggcgttgatagccgaaagacaagggggtacatgcactaatcggcatttgtctcaattgctgagtgttatgtgccttatgtctaaggcttgatgcaaaactacaatcgagccgggggtctcactggaagcagcctctcttattcctacggggtagaggtaaggttgtctacatcttaccctcctcagaccctaccttagctttgctattggtgggatttactgagtatgatgatgatgatgatgatgataattttATTAAGTCCGTGATATTGCATCTCCCAGTTTCCGGATGTTCAGCAATGAGGATGTTACTATCGGCGCATGGATGCTTGCAATGAACGTCAATCACGAGGACAATCGTCAACTTTGTCAACCTGAATGTACCGCTACATCCATTGCTGTGTGGGACATTCCGAAGTGTTCCGGTTAGTATTTTTTTCTCCTTGTATATTTTTACTAGAATGAACTCATTGTGCTCTGTGaataggcctgtaaacgaaccggacgttcatgaactgttcgtgaacttcTTCGGTGGGATGTTCGTTTATctaataaacgaacaaacatggagattaatttttttcatttaattaaacaaacGAATATGAACACACGTGTTGTTCGtttatttatgttcgtttatattttaataaatacatatggagttatatttatataaatatatacataaaagAGGTTTTCTAactacatatatacatatatataactaATTGATAATTGCGTTGCGTTTTTCCAATAATAAAAATGGGCTTTTCAATAGAAATTACCGTAATTAATCAATAATTTATACAAAAAGCTACTTTATGTCCGTTTATGTTTGGTCatttatgttgttttatgtttGGTAAAATATGTCCGTTTagatttgtttgtttatgttcgtttaagttCGTGAACTGTTTGTGTAGGttttaaacaaacgaacataaacgaacacgaacatgcccattttcttaataaacgaacacgaacaaaaagaATTGTTCGAATATATGTTCGTGTTTGTGTTCGATTAAAGTAAAACAAACGACCACGCCTCtgttcgttcggtttgtttacagGCCTATCTGTTAACATGTGAAATAGAACCTAgtatttatgtaaattaaatattcAATGTTGTAGGGCTTTGTAACCCCGAAAAGAAGATGTTGGAACTTCATAAATTGGAAAGCTGTGCAAGCAGCCCAACGTTGCCATCTGATGAAGACGAGTAACGGGTACACTTAACTTGGTCTTCTGAAGTATACGCTTTCACTCTTGAATTCTACGACCCCACGCCTTAGATAAATTTTGTGTGTTTGTATCTCATTCTTTCATTATATATATATCAACTTGATCAACAAAAGTTTTGAAATGGCACAGATTGTAATGTAAAAGTAGTTCTAGAGGTTAGAATATCTAGATGGAAATACTAACCTGCTACGTCATACACTTTAATGTATATCTTGATGGTTGATTGGTTTCCCCATTAAGGATACTTGCATAAAAAACCCCAAACCGTGGTTCCCGCTAGATTGCACGAACTCAAGAGTTGATTAACACGTGAATTTAGGGGTGTGAATTCTTGACACGAGAGAAAACATAACACAAACCTAACACAAAATTCGAAGGTTTGAGTTTAGTCTAAATGAGTCTAGGTTGGTATTTGGTCAAACCCGTGAACAAATTTTGCTACACAGGTCATGCTGGATCAGCCTGATGGAATCACGGGTTGACccgtttattattatttttgtaaaATGTGTTCTATGCCGTGCCTTAAAGTGGTTGGGAATTTTATGCTGATATTTGTATATAGTTAAAACGTATAGTTAAATGGATCATGTACTCATGTTCGTATTGGGTCACAGCTGTTTGTGTCGGGTTCTGATTCACCAACCAACGATATCTGTGTTGTGTTCGGGTTCTTAACTCAAACCTCACGTGTCGTGTTCGGGCTCATATGTCCCACACAATTTTCATGTTTGTATTGGGTTGACCTACTAACCCATGAATACGACTAGCTTAGCACCCTTTGATGCGACTCATCTACAAACGCGTGCAAGCGTGCATTTGCACCCGATTTTGGATGCAAGAACAGTTGCAGTTAATACCTTTGCTGCTGGGTCCATGGCATCTCAGAAAAACATGGGTGCTCTTATCGAATTGAACACTGCGTGACTGTTATCGTGCAATGCTACATCTGCCTTGGAAATAGAAAGACGAAATTAGATTGTTAATCATGAAGTAGCGTTGGACAGATTACTTGGTTGTAAAGCAAACGAATCAAGTAATGAAACGTAGGAAGTAAGTCATAATGAGTGTTGAGGAGGCTAAGGCTATCCAGGAATGAATTGAATCAGCTCTAGACTTGTACACATAAAAAACCATAGGTTGTGTACATTTGAAGATAAAGGTTATGGTCCAAATGAACGAGTATGGTTTTagaaaggaatattggattttaataatcccaactattcgttCTTGTTCACCAACAGTcttaactttaaaaataaccactggcagtcttaacttttaacatattggcctccaatggaccatgactaacagaaccctaacgccgttagtctccggtcgtcGGAAAAACTcatttggccgga
The sequence above is drawn from the Helianthus annuus cultivar XRQ/B chromosome 12, HanXRQr2.0-SUNRISE, whole genome shotgun sequence genome and encodes:
- the LOC110895206 gene encoding probable beta-1,3-galactosyltransferase 14, translated to MPMPKKFFQARSQSNSPNRSILQALCILIGITGVLLFIIAVSRGRIGAESKCKYGKPLSVSVVWDKSGGSSGGSDRLGFVSGGDQKRRKVMGFVGIQTGFASVGRRKALRKTWMPSDHQGLQRLEEATGLAFRFIIGKTSDASKMAELRKEVEEYDDFLMLDIVEEYSKLPYKTLAFFKAAYALYDSEFYVKADDDIYLRPDRLSLLLAKERTHSQTYLGCMKKGPVFTDPKLKWYEPLGHMLGKEYFLHAYGPIYALSADVVSSLVALRNDSFRMFSNEDVTIGAWMLAMNVNHEDNRQLCQPECTATSIAVWDIPKCSGLCNPEKKMLELHKLESCASSPTLPSDEDE